CAGATCCCCGACTGGAACATCGAAGTGCGCGATGGCGTGATGCAGCTGGAAAAGGTTTTCCTGTTCAAGAACTTCAAATTCGCCCTGGCGTTTACCAATGCAATGGGTGAAATCTCTGAGGCCGAAGGCCATCACCCAGGCCTGCTCACCGAATGGGGCAAAGTCACCGTGACCTGGTGGAGCCACTCGATCAAGGGCCTGCACCGCAACGACTTCATCATGGCCGCACGCACCGACGACGTGGCCAAGGACGCCGAGGGCCGCAAGTAATGCATTTCGATGCCATTGGCCGCGTACCCGGCGACCCGATCCTCGGGTTGATGGACCTGTATGCCCAGGACACCAACCCGAACAAGTTCGACCTCGGCGTGGGCGTTTATAAGGACGACCAGGGCCTGACGCCGATTCCGCACGCCGTGAAGCTGGCCGAACAGCGCCTGGTCGATACCCAGGCCACCAAAACCTACATCGGCGGCCACGGCAATACCCGTTTTGGCGCGTTGATCAGCGAGCTGGTGCTCGGCGCCGACTCCCGCCTGATCCAGGAGCGGCGTGCGGGCGCAACCCAAACCCCAGGCGGCACGGGTGCCCTGCGTTTGAGCGCCGACTTTATCGCCCACAGCCTGCCGGGCCGTGGCGTGTGGCTGAGCAACCCGACCTGGCCGATCCACGAAAGCATCTTCGCCAAGGCCGGGCTCAAGGTCAGCCACTATCCGTACGTGGGCACCGACAATCGCCTGGATGTGGCGGCGATGTTGGCCACTCTTTCCACGGTGCCCCAGGGCGACGTGGTCCTGCTGCACGCCTGCTGCCACAACCCCACCGGTTTCGACCTGTCCCAGGACGACTGGCGCCAGGTGCTGCAGATCGTGCGCGAGCGCCGACTGCTGCCACTGATCGACTTTGCCTACCAGGGCTTCGGCGACGGCCTGGAGCAGGACGCCTGGGCGGTGCGCTTGTTTGCTGCAGAACTGCCGGAAGTGCTGGTCACCAGCTCCTGCTCGAAGAACTTCGGCCTGTACAGCGACCGGGTCGGCGCATTGATCGTATGTGCGGCAGATGCGGAAAAACTCACGGACGTGCGCAGCCAACTGGCGAATATCGCGCGCAACCTGTGGTCGACGCCGCCGGATCATGGTGCGGCTGTCGTGGCGACCATCCTTGGGGATGCCGAGCTCAAGGCACTGTGGAGCGGCGAAGTCGAAGCCATGCGCTCACGGATCGCGCAGTTGCGTTCCGGGCTGGTGGAGGCGCTGGCGCCCCATGGGCTGGCTGAGCAGTTTGCGCATATCGGCGCGCAACGCGGGATGTTTTCCTACACCGGCTTGAGTGCCGAACAGGTCAAGCAACTGCGTGAGAAGCACAGTGTGTACATGGTCAGTTCGGGGCGGGCGAATGTGGCCGGGGCGGATGCGACGCGATTGGCGTTGCTGGCCCTGGCTATCGCTGACGTCTCCAGCTGAAAATAACGGGACTCATTGTGGGAGGGGGCTTGCCCCCTCCCACATTTTGACCGAGCACCCCCTTCAGCCTGCGACCATCTCGGCCTTGAGCAGCGCCTCTTTCGCCTGCGCATCCGCCAACCGATATAACTCGATCTGCCCATCCCAGTGCTCGATCAACGCCGTGCACGACTCCACCCAATCCCCGCAATTGAGGTAATCCACCTCGCCCACCTTGCGAATCTCGGCATGGTGAATATGCCCACACACCACGCCATGCAATTCGCGCTTGGTCACTTCGTGGGCGATGGCTTCTTCGAAATCGCTGATAAAGCTCACGGCGGTTTTGACCTTGTGCTTCAGGTACGCCGACAGCGACCAATAACCATAGCCGTACCGCGCTCGCCAGTGGTTCAACCAGCGGTTCAGGGTGAGGGTGAACTCATAGGCCGAGTCGCCGAGGAAGGCGAGCCAGCGGTGATAACGGGTGATCACGTCAAACTGATCGCCGTGGATCACCAGCAAATGCCGGCCATCGGCGGTCACGTGCACGGCCTCATCGACCAATTGGATATTGCCCAGGATCAACTTGGAATAGCGCCGCAGGAACTCGTCGTGATTACCGGTGACGTAGATCACCTCGGTGCCGCGCTTGGCCATGGTCAGCAGACGGCGGATGACGTTGGTGTGGGCTTGGGGCCAATACATGCCGCCGCGCATTTTCCAGCCGTCGATGATATCGCCGACCAGGTACACCTTGTCGGCGTGGTAGCCCTTGAGAAATTGCGACAAATGTTCGGCCTGGCAATCCCGGGTGCCCAGGTGCACATCGGAAATCCACAGGGTACGCACGCGTTGCTTACGGCTGGGTTTGGTGAACTCGGCACTGGTCATGGGCATCCCTCGACGCTGTTTTCGCGAGCTTGCGCCACGGCGATTAATAGCCCATGACAGCGGCGCGTCAGTCTGATGACAACGCGTGCGGCCGCGAAGCGTTGTAGACTGGCGACCTGCATAGGAGACAGCGATGGGACCGAGCCTCACGCTACGCCACTACCTCGAAGCGCCCATCGACCACAGCCATGACCATGCGCAGTTGGTGTTCGGCCTGTCCGGTCACCTGGACCTGGAAGTCGATGGCCGTGGCAGCCAGGTGCGTGAAAGCAGCGTGATGGTGCTGCCCTTCTGCGCCCATCATGCCTGCGGCAGCCGCGATGGCAGCCGCTGCCTGGTACTGGATGTGCCCACCGAGCACTGGGTAGTGCAATCTTTGGGCGAGCACGCCGATGCCAGCCGCCGCCTGCTCGACCAACCGACGCGCCTGGCCTTGGATTCGCGGCAACACCAACTGGTGCAATGGCTGGCCCACAGCCCGGTGGATGACCCGCTGATCGTGCAGCAGGGCGCGGTGCTGTTGCTGGCCAGCCTCAATCACTCGCTGCCCCAACCGGTGCCCGGCCGGCGCCTGCCGTACGCGGCGTTCAATGCGCATATCGAACGGCACGTCGCCCATCCGCTGCAGGTCGCCGACCTGGCGCGGATCGCCGATCTGTCGGTGGCGCGCCTGCACGCGCGCTTTGTCGCCGAATGCGGGCAAACGCCCATGGATTACATCCGCAGCCGTCGTTTGCAACTGGCCTTGAACCTGCTGCGCGAGACGCCGCTGCCCATCGGTGAAATCGCCGAGCGTGTCGGCTACACCTCCCAAAGCGCCTTTGCCGCCGCCATGTTGCGCGAGTTTGGCGCATCACCTGGGGCATTGCGCCGCGTAACGTAGGAAGAGTCTTGCGCTAAAAATCGCGAGCTGCGCGACAGACGCCCATACCCGCAGCCTCTAGACTGCGATTCTGTCACCCCGTTGGTTCAAGGATCGCAATGACTCCCCGCTCAGCCCTCGGCGCCCTGCATATCGGCGCACTGATGTTTGGCCTTACCGGCGTATTCGGCAAGCTGGCGGCCGCCTCGCCGGCCATTATCGTATTCGGTCGCGCCGCGTTTGCCGTGATCGCATTGGCAGTGTTTGCGCGCTTCGCCAGCAACGCCCCGTGGAAAACCCTGGAGCTGCGCGACTGGAAACGCCTGTTGGTCAGCGGCGTGCTACTGGCGGCGCATTGGGTGACGTTCTTCATGGCGGTCAAAGTGGCTGGCGTGGCCGTCGCCACCCTCGGCTTTACGGCCTTTCCGGCGTTTACCGTGATCCTTGAAGGGCTGATCTTCCGCGAACGCATTCGCGCCAATGAAGTGGTGCTGGTGGCGCTCGTCACCGTTGGCCTGGTGTTGGTGACGCCGGACTTCAACCTGGCCAGCGCCGCCACCGGCGGCCTGCTCTGGGGTATCGCCTCGGGGCTGCTGTTCTCGTTGTTGTCGCTGAATAACCGCGCCAGTTCCGGGCGCATTCCCGCCGTACAGGCAGCGCTGTGCCAGAACGTCGTGGTCGCGGCGTGCCTGTTGCCCGTCGCCGCGCCGGGGCTGGCCGATGTGCGGGCGCTGGACTGGTTGTGGATCGGCCTGCTCGGCGTGTTCTGCACCGGCCTGGCCCACAGCCTGTTTGTCGCCAGCCTTGCGGTGATCAAGGCGCGTACCGCCTCGGTGGTATTTGCCATGGAGCCGGTCTACGGCATCACGGTTGCCTGGCTGCTGTTTGCCGAAACGCCGACGCTGCGCATGCTGCTGGGGGGCGCGCTGATCATCGTCGCCATTGTGCTCTCGGGGCTGATGGGCAGCGCCAGCCAGGCCAAACAGCCGACTGCAACGGCCTGATCTATACTTTAAACATCCGCAACAGTCTGTAGTCGTTCAACGGATAACTGACAGCTCGACGACAGCCGTGGTGTTCTTTGCAGTTGCTGCAAGCGAGTGGTCACTCCTTAAACGCGATGCAGGGGTTTCATCATGGAAATGTTTATCAGCTTGCTGGTTCAGATCATCAGCGGTGTCATCGGCGGCAACTTGGCCGGCATGACCAAACAAAGCCTGGGGACCGGGCTCAACACCATGCTGGGCGGTATCGGCGGGCTCGTGCTGGGCCAGGTCGCAGCGGCGCTGACGGGTACCTCGGGCGGCGAGGCGCTGGATGTGGCGGCGGTCGGCAGCAATATTGTCGGCGGTGGCGTCGGTGGCCTGGTGCTGACGTGGGTCGTGGGCTTCGTCAAAAGCAAAATGGCCGCCAAGTAGCGGCCCCCATCAGTCACCGCCAGCCGATGGCGGTGACCTTCACTGCGTGCGGTCGTTGTGCCCCAGGTCACGCTGCGGGTCGATCTGATCGCGTACGCGCTGCTTGAGCACCTTGGCTTCCGGGAAGCCACCATCAGCCTTGCGCTCCCAGATCTGCACGCCATCGCAGGTGATGCGAAATGCTCCGCCAGTCGCCGGTTCCAGCGACACTTTGCCAAGGTCTTCGGCAAACGTACTCAACAGTTCCTGGGCCAGCCACGCGGCGCGCAGCAACCACTGGCATTGCGTGCAATACGTGATGACGATCTCGGGTTTGCTGACGGACATCATTTGACAAATTCCTGGCATGACGAGGGATGGGGATCGAGTGGCTATAATACCGGCCTTTATCGCCCAGCCTTGAGATTCCTGATGCGCCGCCTGCTGTCCTGCCTGTTCCTCTGCCTGATCCCCCTGCTAGCAGACGCCGTTGAACCGCCACGGCCGAAAATCGGCCTGGTGCTGTCCGGCGGTGCCGCCCGTGGCCTGGCGCATATTGGTGTGCTCAAGGCCCTGGAGGAACAGGGTATCCATATCGACGCCATCGCCGGCACCAGCATGGGCGCGGTGATCGGCGGGCTATATGCCTCGGGTTACAAGATCGACGAACTGGAAAAGCTCGCGCTGAGTATCGACTGGCAGCAAGCGTTGTCCGACGCGCCGCCGCGTGAAGACGTGCCGTTTCGGCGCAAGCAGGATGACCGGGATTTCCTGGTCAAACAGAAACTCAGCTTTCGCGATGACGGCAGCCTCGGCCTGCCGCTTGGGGTGATCCAGGGCCAGAACCTGGCGCTGCTACTGGAAAGCATGTTCGCCCACAGCAGCAACACGCGCAATTTCGACAAACTGCCGATCCCCTTCCGCGCCGTGGCCACCGATATCACCACCGGCGAAAAGGTAGTGTTCAGCAAGGGCCACCTGCCCCAGGTGATCCGCGCCAGCATGTCGATCCCGGCGGTGTTCGCCCCCGTGGAGCTGGATGGGCGCCTGCTGGTGGATGGCGGCATGACCGATAACATCCCACTGGATGTGGCGCGGGAGATGGGCGTGGACATCGCCATCGTGGTCGACATCGGCACACCGTTGCGCTCGCGCAAGCAACTGGCGACCGTGGTGGATGTGCTCAACCAGTCCATTACCCTGATGACCCGGCGCAACTCCGAAGAACAGCTCAAGGCCCTCAACCCCAAGGACGTGCTGATCCAGCCGCCCCTGGCCGCCTACGGCGTGACCGATTTCGGCCGTGCCAAGGACATGATCGACGCCGGCTACCGCGCCACCCGTGCCCTCGACCTGCGCCTGGCCCATTTGCGCCCCGCCGAACCGGTCGACCCCGAATTGGTGGCTGCGCGTACGCCGGGCGAGCGTACCCCGGTGATCACCGCGATCAAGCTGGAGAACGACTCGAAAGTCAGCGACGACGTGATCCGCTACTACATCCGCCAACCCCTGGGCGAACCCTTGAACCTTGGCCGCCTGCAAACCGATATGGGCACCCTCTACGGCCTGGACTATTTCGAACAGGTCCAATACCGCGTGGTGAAAAAGGGCCAGGACAACACCCTGGTGATCAGCGCACGCGGCAAGCGCAGCGGCACCGACTACCTGCGCCTGGGCTTGAACCTATCGGACGATATGCGCGGCGACAGCGCCTTCAACCTCGGCGCCAGCTACCGCATGAACGGCATCAACCGCCTCGGCGCCGAGTGGCTGACGCGCGTGCAGATCGGTGACCGGCAGGAGTTGTACAGCGAGTTCTACCAACCGATGGATGCGGGCTCACGCTACTTCATCGCGCCCTACCTCAGTGCCCAGGCGCAGAACGTCGAGCTGATCCTGGACAACGATCCCATCTCCGAATACCGCCTGGAACGTTATGGTTTCGGTCTGAACGTGGGGCGCCAGATCGGCAACAGTGGTGAGATTCGCTTCGGGGTCGGCGAAGCCTGGGGCAAGGCGGATGTGCGCATTGGCGACCGCGACCTGCCGAGCGTGAGCTTCAGCGAAGGCTTCTATGAGCTCAAATATTCCTTCGACTCGTTGGATAACGTGTACTTCCCGCACTCCGGCGAGGACATCGGCCTGGCGTACCGCGAGTTCGAACCAGGATTGGGCTCGGACCAGCGCTACCGGCAATGGGAGTTCAAGCTGGACAAAGCCATGAGCCATGGCCCGGACACCCTGGTACTGGGTGGTCGCTACGGGCGCACCCTGGATGATTCGGACGTGGTGATTTCCAGCTTTCTGCTGGGCGGTGCACGGCAGTTGTCGGGTTTCCGCCAGGATGCGATTTCCGGACAGAACATCAGCTTGATGCGCGCGGTGTACTACCGCCGGCTGACGCCGCGCTCTTACCTGCCGCTGGATTTCCCGTTGTATATGGGCGCGTCCCTGGAGCGGGGCCGGGCCTGGAACAACGACAATGAATTCGACAGCGGCTACATCAACGCTGCGAGTATTTTCCTGGGGTTTGATACGCCGCTGGGGCCGCTGAATTTCAGCTACGGGTTCAATGACGACAATCAGAAGGCGGTGTACTTGAACCTGGGGCAGACGTTTTGACGCTACGCTGAACCCGTGCTGAAGCGCTGAATTGTGGTGAGCGGGCCCGCTCACCACAGCAAGCCAGCCGGGCATAATCAGCGTTTAGATCAGGACTTTTCCAGATTCGCCAGGATGTGACCATGCACCCGCATGCACACACTCAAATCGGCTTCGTCCACACCCACGAACAGCTCGTGGCGCAGGGCCGTGGCGATGGTTTCAATCTGTTCGATCAGCGGCCGGGCGGTGTCACACAGCAGGATGCGTTTGGCGCGACGATCTTCCACCACCGCCTGACGTTGCACCAGGCCCTGACCTTCCAGGCTGTCGAGCAACCGAGCCAGGGTCGGCCCTTCGACGCCAACACTTTGTGCCAGCTCACGCTGAGTGGGTGCTTCTTCAAAACGGGCCAGGTGCAACAACACCAGCCAGCGCGCCTGGGACAAGCCAAGCCCCGCCAGGCGGCGGTCAAGCTCGGCGCGCCAACCCCGGGACATTTGCGCCAGTTGCATGCCAAAACGGTGTTGATCGGTTAACGGCATAAAAAACTCATGTTTTAGACTGAAAAGAGAGTATGGCTAATTATTAGTCAGCTAAGCATGAGCAATGCCCGTAGGCAAGAGTTGCTATGTACTGATTCGTTACATT
The genomic region above belongs to Pseudomonas sp. S35 and contains:
- a CDS encoding SelT/SelW/SelH family protein translates to MSVSKPEIVITYCTQCQWLLRAAWLAQELLSTFAEDLGKVSLEPATGGAFRITCDGVQIWERKADGGFPEAKVLKQRVRDQIDPQRDLGHNDRTQ
- a CDS encoding 4a-hydroxytetrahydrobiopterin dehydratase encodes the protein MTTLNQAHCEACRADAPQVSDEELPVLIKQIPDWNIEVRDGVMQLEKVFLFKNFKFALAFTNAMGEISEAEGHHPGLLTEWGKVTVTWWSHSIKGLHRNDFIMAARTDDVAKDAEGRK
- a CDS encoding DMT family transporter — encoded protein: MTPRSALGALHIGALMFGLTGVFGKLAAASPAIIVFGRAAFAVIALAVFARFASNAPWKTLELRDWKRLLVSGVLLAAHWVTFFMAVKVAGVAVATLGFTAFPAFTVILEGLIFRERIRANEVVLVALVTVGLVLVTPDFNLASAATGGLLWGIASGLLFSLLSLNNRASSGRIPAVQAALCQNVVVAACLLPVAAPGLADVRALDWLWIGLLGVFCTGLAHSLFVASLAVIKARTASVVFAMEPVYGITVAWLLFAETPTLRMLLGGALIIVAIVLSGLMGSASQAKQPTATA
- a CDS encoding patatin-like phospholipase family protein → MRRLLSCLFLCLIPLLADAVEPPRPKIGLVLSGGAARGLAHIGVLKALEEQGIHIDAIAGTSMGAVIGGLYASGYKIDELEKLALSIDWQQALSDAPPREDVPFRRKQDDRDFLVKQKLSFRDDGSLGLPLGVIQGQNLALLLESMFAHSSNTRNFDKLPIPFRAVATDITTGEKVVFSKGHLPQVIRASMSIPAVFAPVELDGRLLVDGGMTDNIPLDVAREMGVDIAIVVDIGTPLRSRKQLATVVDVLNQSITLMTRRNSEEQLKALNPKDVLIQPPLAAYGVTDFGRAKDMIDAGYRATRALDLRLAHLRPAEPVDPELVAARTPGERTPVITAIKLENDSKVSDDVIRYYIRQPLGEPLNLGRLQTDMGTLYGLDYFEQVQYRVVKKGQDNTLVISARGKRSGTDYLRLGLNLSDDMRGDSAFNLGASYRMNGINRLGAEWLTRVQIGDRQELYSEFYQPMDAGSRYFIAPYLSAQAQNVELILDNDPISEYRLERYGFGLNVGRQIGNSGEIRFGVGEAWGKADVRIGDRDLPSVSFSEGFYELKYSFDSLDNVYFPHSGEDIGLAYREFEPGLGSDQRYRQWEFKLDKAMSHGPDTLVLGGRYGRTLDDSDVVISSFLLGGARQLSGFRQDAISGQNISLMRAVYYRRLTPRSYLPLDFPLYMGASLERGRAWNNDNEFDSGYINAASIFLGFDTPLGPLNFSYGFNDDNQKAVYLNLGQTF
- a CDS encoding UDP-2,3-diacylglucosamine diphosphatase, translating into MTSAEFTKPSRKQRVRTLWISDVHLGTRDCQAEHLSQFLKGYHADKVYLVGDIIDGWKMRGGMYWPQAHTNVIRRLLTMAKRGTEVIYVTGNHDEFLRRYSKLILGNIQLVDEAVHVTADGRHLLVIHGDQFDVITRYHRWLAFLGDSAYEFTLTLNRWLNHWRARYGYGYWSLSAYLKHKVKTAVSFISDFEEAIAHEVTKRELHGVVCGHIHHAEIRKVGEVDYLNCGDWVESCTALIEHWDGQIELYRLADAQAKEALLKAEMVAG
- a CDS encoding helix-turn-helix domain-containing protein; the encoded protein is MGPSLTLRHYLEAPIDHSHDHAQLVFGLSGHLDLEVDGRGSQVRESSVMVLPFCAHHACGSRDGSRCLVLDVPTEHWVVQSLGEHADASRRLLDQPTRLALDSRQHQLVQWLAHSPVDDPLIVQQGAVLLLASLNHSLPQPVPGRRLPYAAFNAHIERHVAHPLQVADLARIADLSVARLHARFVAECGQTPMDYIRSRRLQLALNLLRETPLPIGEIAERVGYTSQSAFAAAMLREFGASPGALRRVT
- a CDS encoding MarR family transcriptional regulator, with amino-acid sequence MPLTDQHRFGMQLAQMSRGWRAELDRRLAGLGLSQARWLVLLHLARFEEAPTQRELAQSVGVEGPTLARLLDSLEGQGLVQRQAVVEDRRAKRILLCDTARPLIEQIETIATALRHELFVGVDEADLSVCMRVHGHILANLEKS
- a CDS encoding amino acid aminotransferase, yielding MHFDAIGRVPGDPILGLMDLYAQDTNPNKFDLGVGVYKDDQGLTPIPHAVKLAEQRLVDTQATKTYIGGHGNTRFGALISELVLGADSRLIQERRAGATQTPGGTGALRLSADFIAHSLPGRGVWLSNPTWPIHESIFAKAGLKVSHYPYVGTDNRLDVAAMLATLSTVPQGDVVLLHACCHNPTGFDLSQDDWRQVLQIVRERRLLPLIDFAYQGFGDGLEQDAWAVRLFAAELPEVLVTSSCSKNFGLYSDRVGALIVCAADAEKLTDVRSQLANIARNLWSTPPDHGAAVVATILGDAELKALWSGEVEAMRSRIAQLRSGLVEALAPHGLAEQFAHIGAQRGMFSYTGLSAEQVKQLREKHSVYMVSSGRANVAGADATRLALLALAIADVSS